A window of Apium graveolens cultivar Ventura chromosome 8, ASM990537v1, whole genome shotgun sequence contains these coding sequences:
- the LOC141676635 gene encoding uncharacterized protein LOC141676635: MSSSQTPMEESSSINRSQTPIQEPINTPTPDEETQQNPQIDSTLENQEQDEEEEEGECGFCLFMKGGGCKDDFVAWEKCIEEAEKNQEDIVDKCFEITANLKKCMEAHSDYYEPVLRAEKAAEAEAVEQLEKEKEKEKESGVVEEVEKEKVEVEKEKEDEKA, encoded by the coding sequence ATGTCTTCTTCTCAAACCCCAATGGAAGAATCATCATCAATCAACCGATCTCAAACCCCAATTCAAGAACCAATCAACACACCAACCCCAGATGAAGAAACCCAACAAAACCCACAAATTGATTCCACTttagaaaatcaagaacaagatgaagaagaagaagagggtGAATGTGGGTTTTGCTTGTTTATGAAAGGGGGTGGTTGTAAAGATGATTTTGTGGCCTGGGAAAAGTGTATTGAAGAGGCTGAGAAAAACCAAGAAGATATTGTGGACAAGTGTTTTGAGATTACTGCCAACTTGAAAAAGTGTATGGAGGCTCATTCTGATTATTATGAGCCTGTTTTACGGGCCGAGAAGGCGGCGGAAGCTGAAGCTGTTGAGCAattggagaaagagaaagagaaggagaaagaATCTGGGGTTGTTGAAGAAGTGGAGAAGGAGAAGGTGGAGGTTGAAAAGGAGAAAGAAGATGAAAAAGCTTAG